GTCATCGACTTCCAGACCCGGAAGGTCACCTGACGACGGGACGGCCCATCGGGCTGGACAGGACGGCTTTCACTCCGGCGGGGTATAGGCCTCCGGCTGGGGCTTGCGGCCCTGGGGTTCGGCCGACGTCCGGTCGGTCCAGCGCAGGCGGCGGAGGAGGGTCGACACGTGGACCGGCGTGTAGCCCCGCTGGCGGAGGCCCCGGACCAGCTCGGGGAGGACGTCGACCATCCGGTCGCCGGCCGGCCGACGGGACCCGAGATGCATCAGGACGATCCCGCCGTTAATCCCGTGGGGCGACCGTTCGGCCAGAGCCAGGATGTCCCGCACAATGGCCGAAGCGGGACGGTACATCGGATGCGTCGGGTCGTCGACCCAATCCATCGTATCCAGCGTCCAGCCCGGCTCGACGGTCCAGCCTACGTGAGTGTACCCCAGGACGGCGGCCCAGCGGCGGAGCTCGGCGTTGTGCTCTCCGTAGGGCGCCCGCCACAGGGGGGCCATCGTCCGACCCGTCACGGCCCGGAAGCGGCGGGCCGTCTCGGTCAACTCAAATTGCAGGGCCTGGGGCGTCACGTCCGGCAAGGTCGCCTGCTGACGGGTCTGTTGATAAGCCGTCCAGTGCCGATGGTTTAGGGTGTGGTTGCCGACCTCGACCCAGGGGCTCTCGGCGAGCCGTCGGGTGGCTTCGGGATGCCGATCGATGAATTCGCCCGTCAGGAAGACGGTCACGGGAAGTTGGAGGACCTCGACCTGACGGATGAGGGCGTCCACGTCTTGGTCGGAAAAGCTTCCGTCGAAGGTCAGGGCGACCTCGGGCCGATTCGGGTTGCCCCGAAGCAGGTTGTCAGGCCCCCGCTGGACGTAGCGAAGCCCCGTGGCGCTCCGGTCGGCCACCTGATAGACCACGATGGCCGGCGAGAAGACCTCGCTCCCGTCCGGCCCGCGCCCCTGGACTTGCAGGAGATTGTCGTCGGCGACGAGCGGGACGTCCGGAAAGACGAAGGTCCCGTCCTCCCCGGATACGGTCGTCGCGGCGGCTTCCCCGTTGACCCACAGGGTTAGGGACTGCCGGCGGGGCCCCTGGCCTTCCACGGTGACGCGGGGCGCGCTCAGGCGGGCGCCGAAGGCCGGACGCAGGATGCGAATGGATTCGTGCATCGGGAGGCTCGGCGTTTCGGACGGACGGGTCGAGGGCGGCGTCGCCGGGATCGATCGGTGCGGCCCCTCGGACCGATGGCGACTCAGTCGAAGGGCCAGGCCCGCGCCGACCAGACCGGCGGCCAGCAGGGAAGCGAGGCCGATCGGGACGGCATGGCGACGGGCCCAATCGGAAAATCGGCGGACCCGGTTCTCGACCTCCCAGGCCCAGTAGCAGAGTTCCCCGCAGAAAATGTGATGCGCCCGCCGATGCTGGCACCGGGGGCACAGCCATCGCTGACAGCGGTAACATCGCCGGCGGGCCGTCCGGGTCGGGTGCTGAAAGCAGACTCGCTCCGGCCCGGCGGCGGATGGGCCTCCGACGGAGGCGTCTGTCATCGGGACCTGTCTTTTCGAGCCCCCCGGCATCGTGGGTCGCCCTCCGGCCCGGCGGGCCGCCGAACTCGGACGAATGCTATAATTGTAGCAGGGATACAAGACGATGCGTCTGCGGGTCAACGGTGAGTGGACGGAGTGGCCAGCGCCGATGACGGTCGCCGACCTGCTGGAGCGCCTGGGCCTGGGGGGGGTGGCCGTCGGGATCGCCGTCGCCGTCAACAACGAGGTCGTCCCCCGGGCCCGGTGGTCCGAGACGGTCTTACAGGACGGGGACGTCGTCGAGATCGTGCGGGCCGTCGCCGGCGGTCGGGGCGTCCCGGCCTGAAGCCTCCGGGGCCGTTGAGAGCCCTCATCTCAGCCACGCTCGCCCGAGCGGTCAGGGCCTTTACTTACGGAACAGTCGATGCAGGCGGGCCGTCCCGTTTTCGATCCGGACGATCACGACGTCCCGCTCGGCGTCCCCGGAAGGGCCGAATCGAATCCGACCGGCGGGGCCCTCGTAGTCGAGCGTCCGTAGGGCCTGCCGGAGGCTTTCGACGTCCCAGGCCGACGCCTTTCGGAGGGCCGCCGCCAGGATGTGCATGGCGTCATAAGCCGCCACGGCGTCCGGGGTCGGTCGCTTCTGGAACCGCTTCACGTATTCCCGGACGAACGCCTGGTTGCGCTCTCCCGGTAGGTCGGGATGATAGAGCGTGGTGTAGTACCCTCGCCGGAATGCCGGTCCTGTGGCTTTCAGGATGTCCTCGGCGTCCCA
This genomic stretch from bacterium HR11 harbors:
- the xynD gene encoding Bifunctional xylanase/deacetylase; protein product: MPGGSKRQVPMTDASVGGPSAAGPERVCFQHPTRTARRRCYRCQRWLCPRCQHRRAHHIFCGELCYWAWEVENRVRRFSDWARRHAVPIGLASLLAAGLVGAGLALRLSRHRSEGPHRSIPATPPSTRPSETPSLPMHESIRILRPAFGARLSAPRVTVEGQGPRRQSLTLWVNGEAAATTVSGEDGTFVFPDVPLVADDNLLQVQGRGPDGSEVFSPAIVVYQVADRSATGLRYVQRGPDNLLRGNPNRPEVALTFDGSFSDQDVDALIRQVEVLQLPVTVFLTGEFIDRHPEATRRLAESPWVEVGNHTLNHRHWTAYQQTRQQATLPDVTPQALQFELTETARRFRAVTGRTMAPLWRAPYGEHNAELRRWAAVLGYTHVGWTVEPGWTLDTMDWVDDPTHPMYRPASAIVRDILALAERSPHGINGGIVLMHLGSRRPAGDRMVDVLPELVRGLRQRGYTPVHVSTLLRRLRWTDRTSAEPQGRKPQPEAYTPPE
- the thiS gene encoding Sulfur carrier protein ThiS, which encodes MRLRVNGEWTEWPAPMTVADLLERLGLGGVAVGIAVAVNNEVVPRARWSETVLQDGDVVEIVRAVAGGRGVPA